Proteins found in one Triticum aestivum cultivar Chinese Spring chromosome 4D, IWGSC CS RefSeq v2.1, whole genome shotgun sequence genomic segment:
- the LOC123098859 gene encoding uncharacterized protein — MKKARRNESGKKLASRAGARAIVWLLLPILVFVLLNADYMPQVPRLTGTSVTEAAEYFRQSTHKVPSSGIEDTIWQQQERLLHDVAKFRAEHDSVVEAPPSRESSHEMAGKLVGADRGTESAIWQQQRQLLREVAELRAAHKELLLEVAKLRAAHDLAVRAPPSPASTDETPGEAVDAQPSPPSSDETPGEAVHAQPSPASSNQTPGEAVEAPPSPPSSDETPVEAVEAPPFPTSNEETLGKANDAPPSPASNDETHSGAVDAQPSPPSSDETPGQAVEAPPSPTSSDETPGGVVDSKRDVAAPRSKSTCDFSGKRMDICAMEGDLRMHGKAATVYVVSASGDSYRPENGMVTIHPYPRKMETETMQTIREVTIRWNDPPGPDAPRCTVTHDVPALVFSTGGYLSNLFHAMTDGIIPLFNTVREYNGRVQLVVTDYNHEWVDKFRDILAALSNYPVIDFDADNEVRCFPSVHVGTESHKELGIIPALSRKGYTMTDFRDFLRSVYSLKREWSTPVNRASGDRPRLAMILRRNSRTFANEAETIAAATEVGFEVVPAGPEAMSDMARFAEVMNSCDVMVGVHGAGLANMVFLPRNATVLQVVPWGDLSWASFSAFGAPTADMGLRYVKYEATAEETTLKYVYPRDHAVFTDVPSINKQGYSMTWRIFLNGQNITLDIDRFRGVLQQIYQSTIMADPVVEALPPPNEMPSEAVDANKDLKNEENGGADGSLIKPDVPAPRSKSSCDFRNERMDVCAMEGDVRMHGKDATVYVVSASDDSYRPENGVLMIHPYTRKWEPQTMQTVREVIIRWSDPPGPEEPRCTVTHDVPAVVFSSGGYLANFFHAMTDGIIPLFNTAREYNGRVQLVATDYDPKWIGKFRNILGALSNYPVIDFDADDEVRCFPSVRVGTESHKELGIIPALSRKGYTMTDFREFLRSAYSLKREWSTPVNRAAGDRPRLVMLLRRRSREFANEAEAIATATEVGFEVVPAGPEVVSDMAQFAEVVNSCDVIMGVHGAGLTNLVFLPRNGTVLQVVPWGDMRWASFSAFGAPTADMGLRYVEYEATAEETTLKYVYPRDHAVFTDPRSIQKQGFGVAWGTFFNGQNVTLDINRFRGVLQQIYHDSVLPDPSLDSAPVVEAPPSPGSSDAVDANRDLGNEKGLQAMNGGVDGSSIKSDVAAPRSKSSCDFRSERMDTCAMEGDVRMHGKAASVYVVSASDDSYRPESGTVTIHPYTRKWEPQTMQTVREVTIRWSAPPGPDPPGCTVTHDVPAVIFSSGGYLANFFHAMTDGIIPLFNTAREYEGRVQLVATDYDSKWLGKFKDILAALSIYPVIDFDADDEVRCFPSVRVGTESHKELGIIPALSRKGYTMTDFRDFLRSAYSLKREWATPVNITSGDRPRLVMVSRRRSREIANEAEAVATATEVGFEVVPAGPEVVSDMARFAEVVNSCDVILGVHGAGLTNLVFLPRNGTVMQIVPWGDMRWASFSAFGAPTADMGLRYVEYEATAEETTLKYIYPRNHTVFTDPRSIQRQGFGVAWETFFNGQNVTLDIDRFRGVMQQIYQSATIT; from the exons GTACAGAGAGTGCAATATGGCAGCAGCAGAGGCAGCTACTGCGTGAGGTGGCCGAGCTAAGAGCTGCGCACAAAGAACTACTACTTGAGGTAGCCAAGTTAAGAGCTGCGCATG ATTTGGCCGTACGAGCACCACCTTCTCCCGCATCAACCGACGAGACGCCCGGCGAGGCCGTCGACGCACAACCTTCTCCCCCATCAAGCGATGAGACGCCCGGCGAGGCCGTCCATGCACAACCTTCTCCCGCATCAAGCAACCAGACACCCGGCGAGGCCGTCGAAGCACCACCTTCTCCCCCATCAAGCGACGAGACGCCGGTCGAGGCCGTAGAAGCACCACCTTTTCCCACATCAAATGAAGAGACGCTAGGCAAGGCCAATGATGCACCACCTTCTCCCGCATCAAATGACGAGACGCACAGCGGCGCCGTGGATGCACAACCTTCTCCCCCATCAAGTGACGAGACGCCCGGCCAAGCCGTTGAAGCACCACCTTCTCCCACATCAAGCGACGAGACCCCCGGCGGCGTCGTGGATTCCAAGAGAG ATGTGGCAGCACCAAGAAGCAAGTCAACTTGCGATTTCAGCGGTAAACGAATGGACATCTGCGCCATGGAAGGTGATCTCCGTATGCATGGCAAAGCCGCCACAGTGTATGTGGTCTCAGCGTCTGGCGACAGCTACCGGCCAGAGAACGGGATGGTGACGATCCACCCCTACCCGCGCAAGATGGAGACAGAGACGATGCAGACTATCAGGGAGGTGACCATCCGCTGGAATGACCCTCCAGGACCGGATGCGCCACGGTGCACGGTGACGCACGATGTCCCTGCGTTGGTCTTCTCCACCGGCGGCTACCTCAGCAACTTGTTCCACGCCATGACCGACGGCATCATCCCTCTCTTCAACACCGTGCGGGAGTACAACGGCCGCGTCCAGCTCGTGGTCACCGACTACAACCACGAGTGGGTTGACAAGTTCCGAGACATCCTCGCCGCGCTCTCCAACTACCCGGTCATCGACTTCGATGCCGACAACGAGGTACGTTGCTTCCCGTCGGTGCACGTCGGCACCGAGAGCCATAAGGAGCTAGGGATCATCCCTGCCCTCTCCCGCAAGGGCTACACTATGACGGACTTCCGGGACTTTCTCCGGTCGGTCTACTCGCTGAAGCGTGAGTGGTCGACCCCCGTAAACCGGGCCTCCGGCGACAGGCCTCGTCTCGCCATGATACTGCGGCGCAACTCGAGGACGTTCGCAAACGAGGCGGAGACCATCGCAGCAGCCACGGAGGTCGGATTCGAGGTGGTGCCGGCAGGGCCGGAGGCCATGAGCGACATGGCCCGGTTCGCGGAGGTGATGAACTCGTGCGACGTGATGGTGGGCGTGCATGGTGCTGGGCTCGCCAACATGGTGTTCCTCCCTCGCAACGCCACGGTGCTGCAGGTCGTCCCGTGGGGCGACCTGAGCTGGGCGTCCTTCAGTGCCTTCGGCGCGCCGACGGCTGACATGGGGCTCCGGTACGTCAAGTACGAGGCCACCGCCGAGGAGACGACGCTCAAGTATGTATACCCGAGGGACCACGCCGTCTTCACCGACGTCCCCTCCATAAACAAGCAAGGGTACAGTATGACGTGGCGGATCTTCCTCAACGGTCAGAACATCACCCTCGACATCGACCGCTTCAGAGGGGTGCTGCAGCAAATCTACCAGAGTACTATAATGGCCGATCCAGTCGTGGAAGCACTACCTCCTCCCAACGAGATGCCCAGCGAGGCCGTCGATGCGAACAAAG ATCTCAAAAACGAGGAGAACGGGGGAGCAGATGGTTCTTTGATAAAACCAG ATGTGCCGGCACCAAGAAGCAAGTCAAGTTGCGACTTCCGCAATGAACGCATGGACGTCTGCGCCATGGAAGGCGATGTCCGTATGCACGGCAAAGACGCCACCGTGTACGTGGTCTCAGCGTCCGACGACAGCTATCGGCCAGAGAACGGGGTGTTGATGATCCACCCTTACACACGCAAGTGGGAGCCACAAACCATGCAGACTGTCCGGGAGGTGATCATCCGCTGGAGCGACCCACCGGGACCAGAAGAGCCACGGTGCACGGTGACACATGACGTCCCCGCGGTGGTCTTCTCCTCCGGCGGCTACCTCGCCAACTTCTTCCATGCCATGACTGATGGCATCATCCCTTTGTTCAACACTGCGCGGGAGTACAATGGCCGCGTCCAGCTCGTGGCCACCGACTACGACCCCAAGTGGATTGGTAAGTTCCGGAATATCCTCGGCGCGCTCTCCAACTACCCGGTCATCGACTTCGACGCCGACGATGAGGTGCGTTGCTTCCCGTCGGTGCGCGTCGGCACCGAGAGCCATAAGGAGCTAGGGATCATCCCTGCTCTATCCCGCAAGGGCTACACGATGACGGACTTCCGAGAGTTTCTCCGGTCGGCCTACTCGCTAAAGCGTGAGTGGTCGACCCCCGTAAACCGGGCCGCAGGCGACAGGCCTCGTCTCGTCATGCTGCTGCGACGCAGGTCGAGGGAGTTCGCAAATGAGGCGGAGGCCATCGCAACTGCTACGGAGGTTGGCTTCGAGGTGGTCCCTGCGGGGCCGGAGGTCGTGAGCGACATGGCCCAGTTCGCGGAGGTGGTGAACTCGTGCGACGTGATCATGGGCGTGCATGGCGCAGGGCTCACCAACCTGGTGTTCCTCCCGCGCAATGGCACGGTGCTGCAGGTCGTCCCGTGGGGCGACATGAGGTGGGCGTCCTTCAGTGCCTTCGGCGCTCCGACCGCCGACATGGGGCTCCGGTACGTCGAGTACGAGGCGACCGCCGAGGAGACGACGCTCAAGTACGTATACCCGAGGGACCACGCCGTCTTCACCGACCCCCGCTCCATACAGAAGCAGGGGTTCGGTGTGGCTTGGGGGACCTTCTTCAACGGCCAGAATGTCACCCTCGACATCAACCGCTTCAGAGGGGTCTTGCAGCAAATCTACCATGATAGTGTGTTGCCCGATCCTTCGCTTGATTCAGCTCCGGTCGTGGAAGCACCACCCTCTCCCGGATCAAGCGACGCCGTCGATGCGAACAGAG ATCTCGGGAATGAAAAAGGGCTCCAAGCCATGAACGGGGGAGTAGATGGTTCTTCGATAAAATCAG ATGTGGCAGCACCAAGAAGCAAGTCAAGTTGCGACTTTCGCAGTGAGCGGATGGACACTTGCGCCATGGAAGGCGACGTCCGTATGCACGGCAAAGCCGCCAGTGTGTATGTGGTCTCAGCGTCTGATGACAGTTACCGACCTGAGAGCGGGACGGTGACGATCCACCCGTACACGCGCAAGTGGGAGCCACAGACTATGCAGACTGTTAGGGAGGTGACCATCCGATGGAGTGCCCCACCGGGGCCGGATCCGCCAGGGTGCACGGTGACGCACGACGTCCCCGCGGTGATTTTCTCCTCCGGTGGCTACCTCGCCAACTTCTTCCACGCCATGACCGACGGCATCATCCCTCTTTTCAACACTGCGCGGGAGTACGAAGGCCGCGTCCAGCTCGTGGCCACCGACTACGACTCGAAATGGCTTGGCAAGTTCAAGGATATCCTCGCCGCACTCTCCATCTACCCCGTCATCGACTTCGACGCTGACGACGAGGTCCGTTGCTTCCCGTCAGTGCGCGTCGGCACCGAGAGCCATAAGGAACTAGGGATCATCCCAGCTCTGTCCCGCAAGGGCTACACAATGACCGACTTCCGGGACTTTCTCCGGTCAGCCTACTCATTGAAGCGTGAGTGGGCGACCCCCGTAAACATAACCTCCGGCGACAGGCCTCGTCTCGTCATGGTGTCGCGGCGCAGGTCGAGGGAGATCGCCAACGAGGCGGAGGCCGTCGCAACTGCCACGGAGGTTGGCTTTGAGGTGGTCCCTGCGGGGCCGGAGGTCGTGAGCGACATGGCCCGGTTCGCGGAGGTGGTGAACTCATGCGACGTGATATTGGGTGTGCACGGCGCCGGGCTCACCAACCTGGTGTTCCTCCCGCGCAACGGCACGGTGATGCAGATCGTCCCGTGGGGGGACATGAGGTGGGCGTCCTTTAGTGCCTTCGGAGCGCCGACGGCTGACATGGGGCTCCGGTACGTCGAGTACGAGGCCACCGCCGAGGAGACGACGCTCAAGTACATATACCCAAGGAACCACACCGTTTTCACCGACCCCCGCTCCATACAAAGGCAGGGGTTCGGTGTGGCTTGGGAGACTTTCTTCAACGGCCAGAACGTCACCCTCGACATTGACCGCTTCAGAGGGGTGATGCAGCAAATCTACCAGTCTGCTACCATTACATAG
- the LOC123097109 gene encoding probable adenylate kinase 1, chloroplastic: MAAVQRLLRSSSVAAAGRRRMATSLAPGQAPAAAPAFPFAGAERRRRPAHERNVQWVFLGCPGIGKGTYASRLSRLLGVPHIATGDLVRDELASTGPDAVQAGLDV, translated from the exons ATGGCGGCCGTACAGCGCCTGCTCcgctcctcctccgtcgccgcgGCGGGCAGGAGGCGCATGGCGACGTCGCTGGCGCCCGGGCAGGcgcccgcggcggcgccggcctTCCCGTTCGCGGGGGCGGAGAGGAGGCGCCGGCCGGCGCACGAGAGGAACGTGCAGTGGGTCTTCCTGGGCTGCCCCGGCATCGGCAAGGGCACCTACGCCAGCCGCCTCTCCCGCCTCCTCGGCGTGCCCCACATCGCCACCGGTGACCTCGTCCGCGACGAGCTCGCCTCCACCGGGCCCGATGCTGTGCAG GCAGGtttggatgtttag